Sequence from the Equus przewalskii isolate Varuska chromosome 11, EquPr2, whole genome shotgun sequence genome:
AAACTTAGATGACCTAACAGGTTATGTTGAGAGCACGTGTGTCCGTGGAAGGCGTGGCAGAAGCAGAAGACCAGAAGCCCCAAGATTTCCATCAGGAACTTGGCATGTCTATGCCTCAGGACTGAACGGCGATCACAGGATGAACGACGCAGCGGAAGGCTGGTGTAACACATTTCCAGAGCTGCTGGTGCTGCACCAGCCCTCAAGGTGGACATTTATGGAAGTGTTAAAAGACGATCAGGAAAGCAATGAACAAGTTACCATCCTGGTTCTGGGTGGTCACACGCAATTAGAGCCGCCAACTCACAATGATACCAACACAATCAAATTCGTGTAACTGAAATTGTTTACAGATATAAGGAATATAAAGCCACTAATCAGGCTGATATATACTTGAGAGCAACTGCTCATCGACTTAAGAGTAACTGCCGAACTTCAAGATGAGGAAGAACAAGAATAAATGTGAAACCCAAAATTCATCatgaattataataataataacgtaAAATTTTAACAGAGTTGAATGTTTCTATTCTTTAACAAAGCAGGGACCAAATGTCTCCGTGGATGCcctggacaggaccaaatgtcccaCAAGGTCTcccagaacaaaagtttttaattttgacaaggTCAGTTTTATTGAGGAGACCTGGCATGTTCCCTTGTTGTCTTCTGGTCCGTGAACACGGGTGTCTCTCGTTTATCTGGGTCTCTGAGATTTCTTTTGTCAGCATTTTGTGATTTTCAGCACACAGTTCCGTATAGGTTTCTTCCTGAGCATCTTATTTCCTGGGGAGAGATGCCAAATGGTGTTGTGTTTTCACCTCGGTTCCCCATGGTCACTGTCAGTGCGCAGAGCCCGGTGGTTTCAGCGGCCTGACCTGTATTCCGGGACCTTGCTGAGCTCCCGCCTCGTTCTAGGCGGGCTTCTGTCGATGCCCTGAGCTCTTCCATGGGGACAAGCATGTCCTGTGCACAGAGGcagtttgctttcttccttccccatctgCTGGTTTCCTCACCTTGCGGAGGGGCTGGAACTTGTGGGGCTGAGGGGAGCGCAGAGCCGACAGCCCGGTCCCGCCGCACGCTCAGAGGAGGGCGCCCGCCTGTCGCCGTTCAGCGGGTCGTCACTGGGGTGTCTGTGGACGCTGCTCTCCGGTGGAGGAGGCGCCCCTGCCGTGGTCCTGCTGGGAGTTTTGACATGAGAGGGCGCTGAGGGACCGGGTTTAAGGATAACTAGGAGTTTCAGGATGTGGGAGCCCGGCATCCCCGGCAGCAGCATCCTTTCCGGCTCGGACTTGGGGGCGTTGGGAAATCACCCCTTTGTGACTCCGGGCCGCTTTCTCCGGGAAGACGACCGGGTGGCGCCGACTGGCATCGCTGGACTCGGGAGGAGCGGCAGACACTGTCTCATTTCTCTGCCCATCGCCTCAGGACGACCGCGCGAGGCGCCGCCTGACCTCCTGGAGCCCCGGGGACTCGGGGAGCCGGAGCGGCTTCACGAGGGGCGGGCGCCATCCCAGCAGGTCACGGACGCCCGCCACAGCCCACGCGGGGGCCCGGCTGCCACGCTGGCCCGGGGGCGGCGTGTCCTGGGGCGGCCGAGGCTGCGGGGCGCAAGCAGCCGGAGGACGCGCCGCTTCCCGCCTCGTCTCCCCGGGCCCGGCCGGGGTCGCCACCCTGAGGAGGAGCAGCCAGGCAAGTCGACGGCTCCCCCGACGGGGAGGGAAGGACGCGGAGCGGCCCCACGCCCACCCGAGAGGCGGGGACCCCACGGCGTGGGCGCGGCGCCGTCACCGCCAGAGCCACTGAAGGGCGTGAGGCCCGCCCGCCGCCGGCGGAGGCGCAGCGCGGCCCGGAGCGCTGTCCACACGCGCGCCACTCGGGACGTGCGACAGGGACGACGCGGCCGGCTCCGCGGGCCAGGAGGGGACGGTGAAGACGGGCACGGCGACGGGGTCGGTGACACGGGCCTCGAAGGGACTTGAGGAGCCTGAACCTGAGGTAGCCGGTGGAgtagagacggagagagagacacagacagagagacagagacgcacagagaggggcagagacgGGCGGGCTGACGGGGTGGGGACGCGCCGCCCGGCCGCAGCCAACCCTCCGGACAGGGAGCGAGTGCGCGCCGCCCGGACGCCCGCTCTGGTTTTAACCGGCTCTCGCAACTTTTCGGGGAACAAAGAACCTGAAACGACGGGAGGGGCCGCACGGCCTGCGCACGCGCCCTCCGGCGGCTCCTCACGTCTGCTCTGCGCAGGTCCGGGACGGGAGGCGGTGGCGTCTCCCGCATCTGCGCACGCGCCCTCCGACGGCTCCTCGCGTCTATCCGGCGCGGGTGCAGGGCGGGAAGCAGCGGCATCTCCCGCGTCTGCGCACGCGCCCTCCGGCGGCTCCTCGTGTCTGCTCTGCGCGGGTCCGGAGCAGGAACTGGCGGCGTCTCCCGCGTCTGCGCACGCGCCCTCCAACGGCTCCTCGCTTCTGTCCGTTGCGGGTCCAGGCCCGGAAGCGGCGGCGTCTCCTGAGGCCCCGCGGTCCGGCCGTTGCTGTGGCCCAAGCCGGGAGCAGCGCGGAGAACGCGGACGGGGACGTCGCCACCCAGGAGCTCAGGCCGGCCTCTCCGGGCGGGTCCTCGGGAGCGGACGCCCTGAGGGCGTGGACACCCGCCGTGTGCGCGAATACACGCGCGGGTGTAGACACTTTGGAACATCTCTGGAAAATTCTGCCGCTTCTGAGGAGGGGCCCGGGCCAAGGGCGCTTCCACCGAGCAGCCTCAGCTCCTCTGCGGTGCCCCGCCAGGAGGCGCCCCGCGGCCTGCACCTCGCTCACCGCGCTGACCCCGAGCCCCGTCCCCACCGCGGCCACCTGGCCCGGCCCAAGAGGCCCGTCTGGTGGTTTAAACACCACCCGCCTGCAGAGCCTCCCACAGCCGCGTCTCCCCTGCTCCCCCCAGAGTCCCGGATCCCGCTGCCAGCTGGACATCATCCGCGGACGTCCACGTGGCCCAGAGCCAGCACCGCGATGACCGTGTGTGCGTGACACGATGCCCGCGGCTCTCCGCAGAAGGCGGCGGAAATCAGCGCCCCGCGAGCGTCGTCTTTCTGGCCGGATCAATGGAGCCGGGAAACAGAAGACTCGCTGTGGTGGCAGCCGCGAGGGGCACGTTGGTGGACAGGGGACGTTGGCCAGAACGTCGCGTGCATGGTTTACGTGGTCACGTCGTGCGGTCGTTGCGCTTCTCGGGCGGGTCTGCAGACACGTGTGCTCACGTGTGTGCAAAGGCACCCGCGTGTGCGAGGAAAGCAGGGCTGCTTATCTCTGTGCTTCTTGGCCTCTCAGGGAGCTGGCCGTGCCCGGAGTGTCCCCTGACGTTTGCTTGTGCGTGGATGCGCTCGTGCGTGGTCTTCACAAGCCCAAGTGTCATCTGCTCACAGCCCTTCAGAAGGACGCCGGGGCCCTGCCCCTCTTGGCCCTGGAGCGCCGGCCTCGGCAGAATGGGACCAAGCCCCAGACTGGGCTCAGGCTGTGCACTCTCACCGCAGACATCCAGCCGACCCCAGTGAAGGCCCCTGTGCCATGAGCCCACAGAGCCTGCGCCCTCTTCTCTCacccctccccaagccccctgCGGCCCCTGCAGGAGGAGGCCGAGGTGGTTCCTGGACACGGCCAGAGCAGGAGGATGGGAAAGCTCTGGGCTTTTAGTTGTCCTTTCATAAATGGCTCCTCACTTAATGTCgctgtgctcagcaggtgtttccagaaggTCCAGATTCTGCAGGGTTTGCTGAGGTGTGCTTCTTCCCTGGGGTCTGATCCATTTCTGTCATGGACTCATGTGTGCTGGAGACGCACAGACTGCCTCCAACTCCGGGGGAGCATTCTGTGTGTGTCACCGATGGAGCCTGTCCCTGTGCTGTTCCAGACGGCTGTGGCTTCGCTCAGTTCTGTGACTCATTGACATAACGAACAAGTTGTCTTCTAGCTTCTCCTGTCATCACACACTCGTCCCCTCGGGCTCGTCAGTTTGCCTGTGTGCTGAGGCCGTGAGATGAACGCCGTGCGGGACCCATGGCGTCCTGGTGAAGTGTGTCCCCAGACAGCTCGTGTTCCCGACGCTGGCTCTGACCCAGGTCCAACTCGGACTCTCCTTGTGGCATGTCCTTCTCCCCCTCCACCATCCCTGTGTGCATGTTTACGTGGGTTTGTCATAAACAGCTTTCAGCGGGACCTTACTTCGTCTCGCTTTATTTAGAACCCCGCTTTCAGCCAGTGCGCTGGTCCTCTCGCAGCTGCATGTAATCACACGTGTGTCTGGGTTGTTCTCGGTATCTTATTCTGTGTCTCCTGTTcacctgccttttctttctcttccttgttttacTGTCATAAGAACACACAAGCTCCTCGTGACAAGTTTTCAGTGCACCACACAGTGTGTGACCCTGGGGCAGGGTGGCGTACAGCAGGTCTCTAGAACGGACTCGTCCTGTGTGACTGAGACTTTGTGCCTGCTAGACgaccccaccctccccagcccctggctcccaTCATCCCATCCTCTGCTTCTGTGACAGTGACGACCTGAAGTGCTTCAGAGAAGTAGAATCCTAGATTGTTGTCCTCctgtgactgtcttatttcactcagcaccaCGTCCTCGAGGTGCCTCTGCATTGTCACACGTGGCAGGATTTCCTTGCTATTGAAGGCTGGTGATATTCCGCTGTGAGTACAGGTGATGTTTTCTGTGTCCATTCCTCTGCCaacagacatttgagttgtttccatatcctggctgtcgtgaatgatgctgcagtgaacatgggagcaAGACCCATCTTGAGACCTTCATTTCAATTCTTCTGGATTTCTAGCTcctgtggtaattctatttttaatcttttgagggccctccatactctttttcatagtggctgcaccacctTACATTCCCACCGACAGTACACAtgggttccgttttctccacgtccttgcaggcacctgttattttctgttcttgataacggccattctgacgggtgtgaggtggcATCTCAGTGTGACTTTGacttgcatttcactgatgatatattgagcatcttttcatgtaccccttggccatctgtatgtttcttctgagaaatgtcTATGCAGGTCCttggtccatttttaaattgggtttttgcTATTGCGTTGTAggagttcctcatatattttgcATATCACCCCCTTATCAGTtctatggtttgcaaatattttctctctttccgtaggttgccttttcactctgttgatggtttcctttgtgtgcagaagctttgtagtttgatgtagacCCAGTTGTctgtttttgcctttgttgccttggcttttggtgtcaagtgcaaaaatcattgccaaaactgATGTCAtaaaggcaaggatgcccactctctccACTTCTCTTCAGTACTGGAATCctcagccagagcaatcaggcaagaaacagaaatcaaagccatccaaattggaaaggaagaaggaacgTTATCTGTGTTTGTGGACGACTGATCTTTTaagtagaaaaccctaaagactccacaaaaaactgttagatttaataagcaaattcagtaaaagagcaggatacaaaatcaacgtataAAAATCTGTTGCCTTTCTGCACATCCACAGTGAACTATCCAAAAAGGAGCTTAAGAAAataatgccatttacaatagcatcaaaaagaataaaatacttaggaatgaaatTAACCAAGGGAATGAAACACTTGTATGCTGAAAATGATAAGACATTGCTCAAAGAAACTGATAAagacacaaatacatggaaagacATCCTGCGCTCGTGGATTGTAAGAGttactattgttaaaatgtccatgctacacaaagcagtctacagattcaatgccatcactatcaaaatcacaatggtagggccggctgggtggcacagcagttaagttcacatgttctgcttcgacgacacagggttcacctgttccaatccctggtgcggacatggcaccacttggcaagccatgctgtggtgggcgtcccacaaataaagtagagggagatgggcactgatgttagctcagggccagtcttcctcggcaaaaagaggaggattggcagcagatttagctcagggctaatattcctcaaaaaaaaaaaaaaaatcacagtggtAGTTTACAGAAGTAGATAAAACAATCCTTAAATTCACGTGGAGTCACCAAGGACCcggaacagccaaagcaatcttgaaggaagaacacagctggaggcatcagcTACCTGGTTCAAACTATcctaaagctacagtaatgaaaacagtgtggCGCTGGcatagagacagacacacaggccaacggaacagaatcgagagcccagaaggaCACCATACGTATGcggtcaactgatcttcaacatgGGAGCCGAGATTAGTCAACAGGGAAAGGCCGGTCTCTTAACAATGGTGCTGGAAAACTGGACATGTGCATGCAGGAGAATGAAAACGGACTCTTCTCTCACACCATCCACCCCACAAACCAGCACAGACTCACCAAGGACTTAAACGTGACACAGGAACCTGTGAGATCCCTGGAAGAAGACTCAGGGATGGCCTCACCTTTCTTATCCATGCCCGAGTTCCTcctctcttccatcttctttCACATGGAGTAGCATTGTCTCATGTTTCCCAGCGTCCTGGTCTGAAAGTGGGATGTCCACTCGCATTAGTGTGTGGTCGCCCTGAAGTGCACCTGCATCCTCGATATGATGCTGAGGTTGGACATCAGGATTGTAACACAGTTGCTTACACGTGGCTTTTGCCCTATTTTGGACAGTCTCCTCAGCGGCGTCCTGGACATCAGATTGCTGGGTCAAAGTTGACGTTTTATGGTTTTTGAGATGTTTCTGTTGAGCATTTTTCAAATGACACCTTGCACCTCCCACGAGCGTGGCTGTAACACAGgcccctcctcttctctgctcAGTGCCACCCCTTGGGAGGTCCCAGCCCTTCTCTTTGAGGTCATTTGTCCCCTCAGGCTGTCCTGCTGTGTAGAACTGGGGGATGCCTCCTGTGGAACTTGAGGACCGGAGGTCAGCCCAGGAAGGCAGCTTCTCAGCAGAACCTAGGCCGTGGCTGGAGCCTGGAGGCTACAGGGCCGGGGCGCCTCCTGCCTGAGGCTGGGGAAGCCCCCTGCCCTACAGCCTCCACCTTCATTTCTGGACTGAAGGTCAGATGCCCAAccctggggcccaggaggagCCCCTCCATCAGCTGACGAGGGTCCCAGGGAGAGGCCGGTCCAGTGACTGTTCCCTATTGTCAGGCAGAAGCAAAGTCACAAGACGACACGTCATGAGCCATGAGGTGGGGATCGGTGGACAGGCCGGCTCCAACTGCCCACTAGGGTCCCGAGTATGCACAGTGGGTCACAGGAGCTGTCTCTGtgcccctctgcccagcctcaTCGCAGCTCAGTGGCAGGCTGCGGCTTTGTGCCACCTGCAGGTTGCACGACACTGTGCAGCCTTCTCACTGGGAGTCCAGATGGGCAGGGGAGACTGGCCGGGACAGGCGAGCGCAGATCTCATGTCAGGGCTACTGTCCCGGGGCCTTGGTGGCTGGCTCGACTCAGAGGGTACATGGGATTGTCCTGGACACCACCTCGCCCTCCCCTGATGGGATGGGCTCCCCAGCGTCTCCAGCACTGGAGGGGCTCACAGATCCTCGGGGTCCGAGCCGGTGGCCTAGGTGGGTGAGGCGTCTTGGGCAGGCAGCCTGTGCCTGAGACCTCAGGGTCTTCATCACCAAAGTGCTGGCACCAGAATGCTTGGGAGTCAGATGTTTCCAACTTGGTTTTATTCAGGGGCTTCTGCTGTGTGTCCAGGAGCCGTCCAGGGTGTGAACTAGAAGAGACGCCACCGCCCATGGTAACTTCAGGAAACAGTGGACATCGGCACAATAAAAGGGCACTGCATGGTGTCAAGTGCTCAAGAGAAAACCGGAGCAGGGGACGTGGGGGGGTTTCAGTTTTAGGGGGCGGCCAGGAGGGCCTGGCCGAGACCACAGGTGGGCGGGGATCCCCCTCCTCCCATGGGAGGGACAGAGTGGGGCTTCCCCACCATTGGAGGGTCTCGTCGGGATGGGGAAGCTGATGTCCctcctgaggaggagagagacatgaTGGACACCTGGCTGGGGGGTTCTCTGGGCCATGGTGGCCACTGTGCCAGGGCCAGGCTGAAGGTTAAAGGGCGAGAGCAGGACGCAGGAGGGTGGCAGCCAAGGGGTATCCAGTGCTGGGGTGATGCTAAGCCCGAGCAGGGCCACCCCTCAACCCTGAGGGGCCATGTGCCTGGGCTTAGATTGGTAAGGACCTGGGCCTGTCGATGTCCAGTCAGTCCCTGTGGATCAGGGCCACGTAGAGGGAAGGCCATGGGCTTGCAGGACTGGCTGCAACCACGAGGTCATCCTGCTGCTCCTCAGTTCCATTTCCAGTGGCCGCACGACTGTAGAGGGAGATGGCAGATCTGGAGGGCCCCGCCTGACACCCTGAGGGGCAGAGGCTCAAGACTGAGTGGTGAGTTCTCACCCCGTCCCCCTACCACCTCCTTGACCCCCAGGTCCTGATGAGTGGGGCCCTGGCCCCAGCTGTCCACCCATGTCACCTGGCTCACGCCCCACTCTGGCACTGCGCATCATATGGCCTCGGACAGTGTTAATCCTTGGAACCTCAAAGCCCCACTCATAAGGAGGATTGGGCAAGAAGTGAGTGACGGGGAGGTGTGTTGGTTCCTGCCCTGCCAGGCAAACCTGGCACCCCACACACTGCCCGTGTCACACCTGGCCAGTGGGTGAGCTTTGGGATGGGGCCTGCACACCACACCTCCGTCTGCACCCCCAGCACATCCCGAGCAGGTGACAGTGCTGAGATGCTCTGTGCTCATAGGGAGGCAGCCAAGTCCGGAGGAGGAGCTGGACAAacaggcacacgcacacacatacacattcagaTGCGCACAGCACAcacctcacacacgcacacatgtgtACACTTTCACAGGTGCACATTCAAACACACAGCATATacctgctcacacacacacatgcacacacattcgCACATTCACACCCACACAGCATATACTTGCTCGCACATGTGTACATTCACACATGCACGTTCATATGCACACGGCATGCACATCTTCATATATGCACACATGAGCATGCATTCACACACGCACATTTGCACACACAGCATGCGTgtgctcacacatgcacacatgagCATACACACTTGAGcagcacacatgcatgcacacacactggaGAATGGCTCAGCCTCTCTGTGAGGTGGGAGGGCGCTGGTTCTCATTGCCTCTGTGGGAGCCAGAGCTGGAGGGCGACCACCGTGCAGGGTGATGTTGGCATCAACAGGCCAACAGCACTCACAGCTGGCGTGGTGCCTGTGAGGGTTGTTCGCATTGGTGTTACTCTTATGAGGTTCTTTGTGTCACAGATGTACAGAGACTCCTCACCCACCACTCCCTGCCAGGTGAGAGTCCGTGTGCCAGCCAGCCAcccccttccctgtcccaggCAGGAATCGCTTGAGTCCAGCACCATCGGCGTCCAGTACCAGGAGGGATTGAGAGGACAGCTGTCCCTTCGCTGGACAGGAGACCCCCGAGAAGATGTGCTTCTCTTTATGTCGAAGTACAGATGAGCCCAGGAAAACGTCACTCAGGGATCTGGGGACCTAGGTGAGCTGACTCTAAGTTCACATGGAGAAATCACTGAGCaaaaaaatccaggaaaactCGAGGAACTGTCACCAGAGGGACGAGCCTGACAGCCATGAAAACACAGATGACAGTGTGATGCTGCCATGACCCAGAACAGCCTTTCCAAGGGGACATGTGTCCCGGGAGCCACTTACGACAAGTGACACATGCACCCCACAGAGTCAGGTGTCTCCATGGGAAATGTGCAATTGGAGTCAGAGAAGAGCACGGAACAGGGAAATGTCTGCCCTTCCGATTTCCTGAGTGGAGGGTGCTTCCGCAAACCCGCTCTTTAAAAGACCAAACGGCAAAGGGACATGAGGTGGAAGCTGACACCTGAGGGAGGACAGTGGCTCCTGATGACGAGGCATCCTATCACCTCGCTGCTGAGAGACATGCGGATGAAGCTGGGAAGCCCTTCAGGCTGCACCTGTCACCCCATGGCCTGGTGGAATGGCAGCACCCCGAAAT
This genomic interval carries:
- the LOC139074427 gene encoding double homeobox protein 4-like protein 2, producing the protein MSLGIWVDMAGRPREAPPDLLEPRGLGEPERLHEGRAPSQQVTDARHSPRGGPAATLARGRRVLGRPRLRGASSRRTRRFPPRLPGPGRGRHPEEEQPGPPAAGGGAARPGALSTRAPLGTCDRDDAAGSAGQEGTVKTGTATGSVTRASKGLEEPEPEVAGGVETERETQTERQRRTERGRDGRADGVGTRRPAAANPPDRERVRAARTPALVLTGSRNFSGNKEPETTGGAARPAHAPSGGSSRLLCAGPGREAVASPASAHAPSDGSSRLSGAGAGREAAASPASAHAPSGGSSCLLCAGPEQELAASPASAHAPSNGSSLLSVAGPGPEAAASPEAPRSGRCCGPSREQRGERGRGRRHPGAQAGLSGRVLGSGRPEGVDTRRVREYTRGCRHFGTSLENSAASEEGPGPRALPPSSLSSSAVPRQEAPRGLHLAHRADPEPRPHRGHLARPKRPVWWFKHHPPAEPPTAASPLLPPESRIPLPAGHHPRTSTWPRASTAMTVCA